In Rhizobium gallicum bv. gallicum R602sp, the following proteins share a genomic window:
- a CDS encoding TetR/AcrR family transcriptional regulator, with translation MAGRREQKREDLKARLIEAARNRIANEGLANLRARDVTQDAGCALGGLYTVFADLNELIIQVNSSTLKALEESLALAEVKNRTPADRLRNLAQGYLRFALAHRNLWKALFDHYPPEGSPTPQWHLDEHLFLMDVIAEPLADLQPDMSTEDRAIRARTLFGAVHGVVSISLEARFVGLPSDRLERELDEFVLTIAAGAVAGRAPPA, from the coding sequence ATGGCCGGTCGAAGAGAACAAAAACGCGAGGACCTGAAGGCGCGGTTAATCGAGGCCGCACGCAACAGGATAGCCAACGAAGGGCTAGCAAACTTGCGTGCACGCGACGTCACGCAGGATGCCGGTTGTGCGTTGGGAGGTCTTTATACGGTCTTTGCTGACCTCAACGAGCTCATTATCCAGGTCAACTCCTCAACGCTTAAAGCTCTGGAGGAATCGCTGGCTCTCGCGGAAGTCAAGAACCGCACCCCCGCCGATCGACTGCGCAATCTGGCGCAGGGATATCTTAGGTTTGCGCTTGCTCATCGCAATCTGTGGAAAGCCCTGTTCGATCACTATCCGCCCGAAGGCAGCCCGACGCCCCAGTGGCATCTCGATGAACATCTGTTCCTGATGGACGTGATCGCTGAGCCCCTCGCCGACCTGCAGCCGGATATGTCTACAGAGGATAGGGCGATTCGTGCTCGCACGTTGTTCGGGGCGGTGCATGGGGTGGTCAGCATCAGCCTGGAAGCGCGCTTCGTCGGCTTGCCGTCTGATAGGCTAGAACGCGAACTCGATGAATTCGTCCTGACCATCGCGGCTGGGGCGGTCGCAGGACGGGCGCCGCCGGCATGA
- a CDS encoding PspA/IM30 family protein produces MFNLIVTLLRGRAHDAERAFADRNAIPLLSQQTRDAAHAIQCARRAVAVAIAQNEQEKSQHTMILSRITDLETRTLAALEKGSEGLAREAAGAIAYLEAERDASEKAQAQFTTAIAKLKGIVRAAEARLQDLQRGERLARATEQAQKLDLAAAGSGLATLDEAEETLARLRARQNQNDTITSVLKEMDSAPGAAGIIEKLANADCGALLRSSADDVLARLRTRINNAA; encoded by the coding sequence ATGTTCAACTTAATTGTCACACTGCTGCGGGGCAGGGCGCATGATGCCGAACGTGCTTTTGCCGACCGTAACGCCATTCCTCTGCTCAGCCAGCAAACTCGCGATGCGGCTCACGCCATCCAGTGTGCCCGCCGCGCAGTGGCGGTGGCAATTGCACAAAATGAGCAGGAAAAGAGCCAACACACGATGATCCTGTCCCGGATCACTGATCTCGAAACGCGCACTCTTGCCGCATTGGAAAAAGGCAGTGAGGGTCTTGCCCGCGAAGCGGCCGGCGCGATCGCTTATCTCGAAGCCGAGCGGGATGCGTCAGAAAAGGCCCAAGCCCAATTCACAACTGCGATTGCCAAGCTGAAGGGGATCGTGCGTGCCGCTGAAGCGCGATTGCAGGATCTGCAGCGCGGCGAGCGGCTCGCCCGTGCAACGGAACAAGCCCAGAAACTTGATCTCGCCGCTGCCGGATCTGGTCTTGCCACACTCGACGAGGCTGAGGAGACCCTTGCGCGCCTTCGCGCTCGCCAAAACCAGAACGATACGATTACCTCTGTGCTTAAGGAGATGGACAGCGCGCCTGGCGCTGCCGGGATCATCGAGAAGCTTGCCAATGCCGACTGTGGTGCGCTGTTGCGGTCATCGGCTGATGATGTGTTGGCGAGGCTCCGCACTCGTATCAACAACGCTGCCTGA
- a CDS encoding YiaA/YiaB family inner membrane protein has protein sequence MNDSFQKHSSSWVSFSYISFGTAAFMLAAGLYMMPLDLWGKGYLAMGILMLVQTTVNITKTLRDNAESEKLIRKIEDAKTEKLLVNFNRGNES, from the coding sequence ATGAACGACAGTTTTCAGAAGCATTCCTCCAGCTGGGTCAGCTTTTCATACATCTCCTTCGGCACGGCAGCTTTCATGCTTGCAGCCGGCCTTTACATGATGCCGCTCGACCTCTGGGGCAAAGGCTATCTCGCCATGGGCATACTGATGCTGGTGCAAACGACGGTGAACATCACCAAGACGCTGCGCGACAACGCCGAGTCGGAGAAGTTGATCCGCAAGATCGAGGACGCCAAGACTGAAAAGCTCCTCGTCAACTTCAATCGTGGCAACGAAAGCTAA